The Chryseobacterium sp. 52 genome includes a region encoding these proteins:
- a CDS encoding DMT family transporter → MKKSYLLLHLAVILAGFTGIFGKLISLNEGLLVWYRLLFSSVILFAILKLLRIPYRISTQEKLRIMKAGVLITLHWLFFYASIKYSNISIGVVCYCLTSFFTAIFKPLIDQEKFKISELFLSTFTVLGISLIFHFDTSYQLGIMLGIISSAVGALYTIYNNRLVRHFDTKVINFYQMLSGTLCLGAFLPIYLVIFPADSIVPDLKNTAYLGVLALFCTVGLYVAFAEVLKKIPAFTVNLTFNLEPVYAIIMAFLFFGESKEVGPPFYIGISLIIASVILQTLISIRKK, encoded by the coding sequence ATGAAAAAATCATATTTATTATTGCATCTGGCCGTGATACTGGCCGGCTTTACAGGTATTTTCGGAAAACTCATATCATTAAATGAAGGATTACTCGTCTGGTACAGGCTTTTATTTTCTTCCGTCATTTTGTTTGCCATTTTAAAACTTCTGAGAATCCCCTATCGCATTTCCACACAGGAAAAATTGCGTATCATGAAAGCCGGGGTACTCATTACCCTTCACTGGCTATTTTTCTATGCCAGTATTAAATACTCTAATATTTCTATCGGCGTGGTTTGCTACTGTCTGACCAGCTTTTTTACCGCCATATTCAAGCCTCTTATTGATCAGGAAAAATTCAAAATTTCAGAGCTCTTTCTCAGTACTTTTACGGTGTTGGGAATCAGCCTGATCTTTCATTTTGACACTTCTTATCAGCTGGGAATTATGTTGGGAATTATTTCATCTGCAGTGGGCGCTCTTTATACTATTTATAACAATCGTCTGGTGAGACACTTTGACACCAAAGTCATCAACTTTTATCAAATGTTAAGCGGGACTTTATGCCTCGGAGCATTTTTGCCCATTTACCTCGTTATTTTTCCGGCAGATAGCATAGTCCCTGACTTAAAAAACACCGCCTATTTGGGCGTTTTAGCACTTTTTTGTACGGTAGGTTTATATGTAGCATTTGCAGAGGTTTTAAAGAAAATTCCTGCATTTACCGTGAATCTGACCTTCAATCTTGAGCCTGTATATGCAATCATTATGGCATTTTTATTTTTCGGGGAAAGTAAAGAAGTCGGGCCTCCGTTTTATATAGGAATCTCATTGATTATAGCTTCTGTTATTTTGCAAACATTGATTTCAATACGTAAAAAATAA
- a CDS encoding helix-turn-helix domain-containing protein yields MDYQTFQPRPELSPFIKCYWTLESPEEEIPQQQTIVPDGCMEMIFHYGDLYRQYIDGKAVTQPRSCVFGQLTQPLVIEPTGTTGIFSVRFQYEGFIPFATIPIKEMDDKAISLETLFGEDGTELEKNVLESKTATEKINTVEEFLLKKLDAAAIDRVVQSTIDTILTANGQISIGELSKQTNINRRQLERKFSSAVGLSPKQLSKTVRLQATLKLLLNKEYTTLTELAHESEYYDQAHFIKDFKEFTGLTPKEFYGENLKMSSLFYGTN; encoded by the coding sequence ATGGATTATCAAACTTTCCAGCCTCGTCCGGAACTTTCTCCTTTTATCAAATGCTATTGGACTCTGGAAAGCCCTGAAGAAGAAATTCCTCAGCAACAAACTATTGTTCCTGACGGTTGTATGGAAATGATCTTTCATTACGGTGATCTTTACAGGCAATATATAGATGGAAAGGCTGTTACCCAACCCAGAAGCTGTGTTTTTGGACAGCTGACCCAACCGCTTGTTATAGAGCCTACGGGCACCACCGGAATTTTTTCCGTGCGCTTTCAGTATGAAGGATTCATTCCGTTTGCTACAATTCCTATTAAAGAAATGGATGATAAAGCGATTTCATTGGAGACATTATTTGGAGAAGACGGAACAGAACTGGAGAAAAATGTACTGGAATCTAAAACGGCTACAGAAAAAATAAACACCGTTGAAGAGTTTTTACTCAAAAAACTGGATGCGGCTGCTATTGACAGAGTTGTACAATCTACTATAGACACTATTCTTACAGCTAATGGTCAGATTTCCATTGGTGAACTTTCCAAACAAACCAATATCAATCGGAGACAGCTGGAAAGAAAATTCTCTTCTGCTGTCGGGCTCAGTCCTAAACAGCTTTCTAAAACTGTCAGACTACAAGCTACTCTTAAACTTCTGCTCAATAAAGAATATACAACCCTTACTGAATTAGCCCACGAGTCCGAATACTATGATCAGGCTCATTTCATCAAAGATTTTAAAGAATTTACAGGACTGACACCCAAAGAATTCTATGGTGAAAACCTGAAAATGTCTTCCTTATTTTATGGAACAAATTAA
- a CDS encoding DUF6265 family protein, translated as MKTKLILLAAGLAIVSAWTAKQSEIKKLEWLIGTWEAKTPKGSLYETWTKKSDTELQGKSYYLKEKDTIIFESVRLVEKDRKLHYIVSVKGQHDEQSVDFVSTTLSNPNSLVFENPQNDFPQVITYKKIRKDSLFAEISGMMNGKKAKQAFPMRKIK; from the coding sequence ATGAAAACAAAACTCATCCTTTTAGCAGCCGGACTGGCTATTGTATCTGCCTGGACTGCAAAGCAAAGCGAAATTAAAAAGCTGGAATGGCTCATTGGTACCTGGGAAGCCAAAACGCCCAAAGGCAGTCTCTATGAAACCTGGACCAAGAAAAGCGACACAGAACTTCAGGGAAAAAGCTATTATCTGAAGGAAAAAGATACCATCATATTTGAATCCGTACGACTTGTAGAAAAAGACAGAAAGTTGCATTATATCGTATCTGTGAAAGGTCAGCATGATGAACAATCTGTTGATTTTGTATCAACAACACTCTCAAATCCAAATTCACTTGTATTTGAAAACCCACAAAATGATTTCCCTCAAGTCATTACCTACAAGAAAATTCGTAAAGATTCTTTGTTCGCGGAAATTTCAGGAATGATGAACGGAAAAAAAGCAAAACAGGCCTTCCCGATGAGAAAAATAAAATAA
- a CDS encoding SymE family type I addiction module toxin — MKKKISLRDKYKLFRNRNLTVSHKSFVRSFRRHVFFPEIRIAGKWVQECGFEAGDRVAVTVCKNQIVLSKIEMD, encoded by the coding sequence AAAGAAGATCAGTCTAAGAGACAAATATAAACTGTTTCGTAACCGGAACCTTACGGTTTCCCATAAGTCTTTTGTAAGGTCTTTCCGACGGCATGTTTTCTTTCCGGAAATCAGAATTGCCGGGAAATGGGTTCAGGAATGTGGTTTTGAGGCAGGCGACAGAGTAGCGGTGACGGTATGCAAGAATCAGATTGTTTTAAGTAAAATAGAAATGGATTAG